One Phaseolus vulgaris cultivar G19833 chromosome 11, P. vulgaris v2.0, whole genome shotgun sequence genomic window carries:
- the LOC137838819 gene encoding WD repeat-containing protein 55-like isoform X3: MEINLGKLAFDIDFHPSDNLVATGLIDGDVHLYRYSPDSVPVRQLEVHAHTESCRAVRFINGGRVLLTGSPDCSILATDVETGSTITRIDNAHEAAVNRLINLTESTVASGDDEGCIKVWDTRERSCCNSFNAHEDYISDMTFASDARKLLTTSGDGTLSVCNLRRNTVQTRSEFSEDELLSVVLMKNGRKVVCGSQTGIILLYSWGCFKDCSDRFIDLSSNSIDAMLKVDEDRIITGSENGMINLVGILPNRVIQPIAEHSDCPIECLAFSHDRKFLGSIAHDQMLKLWDLDSILQDTVNTQTNETGVVDSDSDGDEMELDKDSSKLSKGNKRKNANNEQAGSNNFFADI; encoded by the exons ATGGAGATAAATTTGGGAAAACTTGCATTTGATATTGATTTTCATCCGTCAGATAATCTTGTGGCCACGGGTCTAATTGACGGTGACGTCCACTT ATATCGTTACAGCCCTGACAGTGTCCCTGTGAG GCAATTGGAAGTTCATGCACACACCGAGTCTTGCAGGGCTGTTCGATTCATCAATGGTGGACGTG TGCTATTAACGGGTTCTCCAGATTGCTCTATACTGGCTACGGATGTGGAGACTGGATCTACAATTACCCGTATTGATAATGCTCATGA GGCTGCAGTAAATAGATTGATAAACTTGACCGAGTCAACTGTTGCCTCTGGAGATGATGAGGGTTGTATAAAG GTTTGGGATACCAGAGAACGCTCTTGTTGCAATTCTTTTAATGCCCATGAAGATTACATTTCGGACATGACTTTTGCATCTGATGCTAGGAAACTTTTGACAACAAG TGGAGACGGGACTCTTTCTGTTTGCAATCTTCGAAGAAATACA GTGCAAACTCGATCTGAATTCTCTGAAGATGAGTTGCTGTCTGTTGTTTTAATGAAG AATGGTAGGAAAGTTGTGTGCGGCTCACAAACTGGAATCATTCTGTTGTATTCATGGGGATGCTTCAAGGATTGTAG TGATCGATTTATTGATCTCTCTTCCAACTCTATTGATGCAATGTTGAAG GTTGATGAAGATAGAATTATTACTGGATCAGAGAATGGAATGATCAA CTTGGTCGGGATATTACCCAACAGAGTCATCCAGCCAATAGCTGAACACTCAGATTGTCCTATTGAGTGTCTTG CATTCTCTCATGATAGGAAGTTCCTCGGAAGCATCGCACATGATCAAATGTTAAAG CTATGGGATTTGGATAGTATACTACAAGATACCGTAAACACACAAACAAATGAAACTGGAGTTGTTGATAGTGATAGTGATGGTGATGAAATGGAACTAGATAAGGATTCTTCAAAGTTGAGTAAAG GGAACAAGAGAAAGAATGCAAATAATGAGCAAGCTGGTTCGAACAACTTCTTTGCCGATATATAG
- the LOC137838819 gene encoding WD repeat-containing protein 55-like isoform X1 has translation MEINLGKLAFDIDFHPSDNLVATGLIDGDVHLYRYSPDSVPVRQLEVHAHTESCRAVRFINGGRVLLTGSPDCSILATDVETGSTITRIDNAHEAAVNRLINLTESTVASGDDEGCIKVWDTRERSCCNSFNAHEDYISDMTFASDARKLLTTSGDGTLSVCNLRRNTVQTRSEFSEDELLSVVLMKNGRKVVCGSQTGIILLYSWGCFKDCSDRFIDLSSNSIDAMLKVDEDRIITGSENGMINLVGILPNRVIQPIAEHSDCPIECLAFSHDRKFLGSIAHDQMLKLWDLDSILQDTVNTQTNETGVVDSDSDGDEMELDKDSSKLSKGNFVTGNKRKNANNEQAGSNNFFADI, from the exons ATGGAGATAAATTTGGGAAAACTTGCATTTGATATTGATTTTCATCCGTCAGATAATCTTGTGGCCACGGGTCTAATTGACGGTGACGTCCACTT ATATCGTTACAGCCCTGACAGTGTCCCTGTGAG GCAATTGGAAGTTCATGCACACACCGAGTCTTGCAGGGCTGTTCGATTCATCAATGGTGGACGTG TGCTATTAACGGGTTCTCCAGATTGCTCTATACTGGCTACGGATGTGGAGACTGGATCTACAATTACCCGTATTGATAATGCTCATGA GGCTGCAGTAAATAGATTGATAAACTTGACCGAGTCAACTGTTGCCTCTGGAGATGATGAGGGTTGTATAAAG GTTTGGGATACCAGAGAACGCTCTTGTTGCAATTCTTTTAATGCCCATGAAGATTACATTTCGGACATGACTTTTGCATCTGATGCTAGGAAACTTTTGACAACAAG TGGAGACGGGACTCTTTCTGTTTGCAATCTTCGAAGAAATACA GTGCAAACTCGATCTGAATTCTCTGAAGATGAGTTGCTGTCTGTTGTTTTAATGAAG AATGGTAGGAAAGTTGTGTGCGGCTCACAAACTGGAATCATTCTGTTGTATTCATGGGGATGCTTCAAGGATTGTAG TGATCGATTTATTGATCTCTCTTCCAACTCTATTGATGCAATGTTGAAG GTTGATGAAGATAGAATTATTACTGGATCAGAGAATGGAATGATCAA CTTGGTCGGGATATTACCCAACAGAGTCATCCAGCCAATAGCTGAACACTCAGATTGTCCTATTGAGTGTCTTG CATTCTCTCATGATAGGAAGTTCCTCGGAAGCATCGCACATGATCAAATGTTAAAG CTATGGGATTTGGATAGTATACTACAAGATACCGTAAACACACAAACAAATGAAACTGGAGTTGTTGATAGTGATAGTGATGGTGATGAAATGGAACTAGATAAGGATTCTTCAAAGTTGAGTAAAG GAAACTTTGTTACAGGGAACAAGAGAAAGAATGCAAATAATGAGCAAGCTGGTTCGAACAACTTCTTTGCCGATATATAG
- the LOC137838819 gene encoding WD repeat-containing protein 55-like isoform X2: MEINLGKLAFDIDFHPSDNLVATGLIDGDVHLYRYSPDSVPVRQLEVHAHTESCRAVRFINGGLLLTGSPDCSILATDVETGSTITRIDNAHEAAVNRLINLTESTVASGDDEGCIKVWDTRERSCCNSFNAHEDYISDMTFASDARKLLTTSGDGTLSVCNLRRNTVQTRSEFSEDELLSVVLMKNGRKVVCGSQTGIILLYSWGCFKDCSDRFIDLSSNSIDAMLKVDEDRIITGSENGMINLVGILPNRVIQPIAEHSDCPIECLAFSHDRKFLGSIAHDQMLKLWDLDSILQDTVNTQTNETGVVDSDSDGDEMELDKDSSKLSKGNFVTGNKRKNANNEQAGSNNFFADI, from the exons ATGGAGATAAATTTGGGAAAACTTGCATTTGATATTGATTTTCATCCGTCAGATAATCTTGTGGCCACGGGTCTAATTGACGGTGACGTCCACTT ATATCGTTACAGCCCTGACAGTGTCCCTGTGAG GCAATTGGAAGTTCATGCACACACCGAGTCTTGCAGGGCTGTTCGATTCATCAATGGTGGAC TGCTATTAACGGGTTCTCCAGATTGCTCTATACTGGCTACGGATGTGGAGACTGGATCTACAATTACCCGTATTGATAATGCTCATGA GGCTGCAGTAAATAGATTGATAAACTTGACCGAGTCAACTGTTGCCTCTGGAGATGATGAGGGTTGTATAAAG GTTTGGGATACCAGAGAACGCTCTTGTTGCAATTCTTTTAATGCCCATGAAGATTACATTTCGGACATGACTTTTGCATCTGATGCTAGGAAACTTTTGACAACAAG TGGAGACGGGACTCTTTCTGTTTGCAATCTTCGAAGAAATACA GTGCAAACTCGATCTGAATTCTCTGAAGATGAGTTGCTGTCTGTTGTTTTAATGAAG AATGGTAGGAAAGTTGTGTGCGGCTCACAAACTGGAATCATTCTGTTGTATTCATGGGGATGCTTCAAGGATTGTAG TGATCGATTTATTGATCTCTCTTCCAACTCTATTGATGCAATGTTGAAG GTTGATGAAGATAGAATTATTACTGGATCAGAGAATGGAATGATCAA CTTGGTCGGGATATTACCCAACAGAGTCATCCAGCCAATAGCTGAACACTCAGATTGTCCTATTGAGTGTCTTG CATTCTCTCATGATAGGAAGTTCCTCGGAAGCATCGCACATGATCAAATGTTAAAG CTATGGGATTTGGATAGTATACTACAAGATACCGTAAACACACAAACAAATGAAACTGGAGTTGTTGATAGTGATAGTGATGGTGATGAAATGGAACTAGATAAGGATTCTTCAAAGTTGAGTAAAG GAAACTTTGTTACAGGGAACAAGAGAAAGAATGCAAATAATGAGCAAGCTGGTTCGAACAACTTCTTTGCCGATATATAG
- the LOC137838819 gene encoding WD repeat-containing protein 55-like isoform X4 yields MEINLGKLAFDIDFHPSDNLVATGLIDGDVHLYRYSPDSVPVRQLEVHAHTESCRAVRFINGGLLLTGSPDCSILATDVETGSTITRIDNAHEAAVNRLINLTESTVASGDDEGCIKVWDTRERSCCNSFNAHEDYISDMTFASDARKLLTTSGDGTLSVCNLRRNTVQTRSEFSEDELLSVVLMKNGRKVVCGSQTGIILLYSWGCFKDCSDRFIDLSSNSIDAMLKVDEDRIITGSENGMINLVGILPNRVIQPIAEHSDCPIECLAFSHDRKFLGSIAHDQMLKLWDLDSILQDTVNTQTNETGVVDSDSDGDEMELDKDSSKLSKGNKRKNANNEQAGSNNFFADI; encoded by the exons ATGGAGATAAATTTGGGAAAACTTGCATTTGATATTGATTTTCATCCGTCAGATAATCTTGTGGCCACGGGTCTAATTGACGGTGACGTCCACTT ATATCGTTACAGCCCTGACAGTGTCCCTGTGAG GCAATTGGAAGTTCATGCACACACCGAGTCTTGCAGGGCTGTTCGATTCATCAATGGTGGAC TGCTATTAACGGGTTCTCCAGATTGCTCTATACTGGCTACGGATGTGGAGACTGGATCTACAATTACCCGTATTGATAATGCTCATGA GGCTGCAGTAAATAGATTGATAAACTTGACCGAGTCAACTGTTGCCTCTGGAGATGATGAGGGTTGTATAAAG GTTTGGGATACCAGAGAACGCTCTTGTTGCAATTCTTTTAATGCCCATGAAGATTACATTTCGGACATGACTTTTGCATCTGATGCTAGGAAACTTTTGACAACAAG TGGAGACGGGACTCTTTCTGTTTGCAATCTTCGAAGAAATACA GTGCAAACTCGATCTGAATTCTCTGAAGATGAGTTGCTGTCTGTTGTTTTAATGAAG AATGGTAGGAAAGTTGTGTGCGGCTCACAAACTGGAATCATTCTGTTGTATTCATGGGGATGCTTCAAGGATTGTAG TGATCGATTTATTGATCTCTCTTCCAACTCTATTGATGCAATGTTGAAG GTTGATGAAGATAGAATTATTACTGGATCAGAGAATGGAATGATCAA CTTGGTCGGGATATTACCCAACAGAGTCATCCAGCCAATAGCTGAACACTCAGATTGTCCTATTGAGTGTCTTG CATTCTCTCATGATAGGAAGTTCCTCGGAAGCATCGCACATGATCAAATGTTAAAG CTATGGGATTTGGATAGTATACTACAAGATACCGTAAACACACAAACAAATGAAACTGGAGTTGTTGATAGTGATAGTGATGGTGATGAAATGGAACTAGATAAGGATTCTTCAAAGTTGAGTAAAG GGAACAAGAGAAAGAATGCAAATAATGAGCAAGCTGGTTCGAACAACTTCTTTGCCGATATATAG